In one window of Streptomyces griseus subsp. griseus DNA:
- a CDS encoding DUF6114 domain-containing protein, whose product MSPESTGQNEHNLTVYRRGFRTWRGNRPFWAGLFTMLGGAPIAYFPYADLHLGNMTLAMSTTAGAGSLIIGVLLITLGLTMWFHSIVRVFAGVAAILLALISIPVANIGGFVIGFLLALIGGALSISWAPGEPQAAEEAPQDAPLSLDKRETESEYAAEGALYGAAVPQQPAGDHDTASGYDGGTHRAG is encoded by the coding sequence ATGAGCCCCGAGTCCACAGGGCAGAACGAGCACAACCTCACCGTCTACCGGCGGGGATTCCGTACCTGGCGGGGTAACCGGCCGTTCTGGGCGGGTCTGTTCACCATGCTGGGCGGTGCGCCCATCGCCTACTTCCCGTACGCCGATCTCCACCTCGGCAATATGACGCTGGCGATGTCCACCACGGCCGGCGCCGGATCCCTCATCATCGGGGTCCTGCTCATCACGCTGGGCCTGACGATGTGGTTCCACTCCATCGTCCGGGTCTTCGCCGGGGTCGCGGCCATCCTCCTCGCGCTGATCTCCATACCGGTCGCCAACATCGGCGGCTTCGTGATCGGATTCCTGCTCGCGCTCATCGGCGGAGCCCTGTCCATTTCCTGGGCGCCGGGCGAGCCGCAGGCGGCCGAAGAGGCCCCGCAGGACGCTCCCTTGTCGCTGGACAAGCGGGAGACGGAGAGCGAGTACGCGGCCGAGGGCGCCCTGTACGGCGCGGCCGTACCGCAACAGCCGGCGGGTGACCACGACACGGCCTCCGGCTACGACGGGGGGACACACCGTGCGGGGTGA
- a CDS encoding DUF6230 family protein codes for MSSQVRGGTRWKRFALVMVPSVVATAAVGVGLAQGALAASFAVSGQSFKVSTDKLVGENFVQYGSVAVGKDLEGNDAAHPVAVSGFSDATITNMCQSVVTPKVPFGIGNVSLQLKAGTNPANPVRATNLYLDVAQLDADAYFESIDIGVAAGSVGAPGIQPGTEKGVNPNGFAQRAKKATLTDVKQTAWATTAGTFKLSNLSLKLHKGVKECF; via the coding sequence ATGAGTTCCCAAGTTCGCGGTGGGACGAGATGGAAGCGTTTCGCTCTGGTCATGGTGCCGAGCGTCGTCGCGACCGCGGCGGTGGGTGTCGGTCTCGCACAGGGTGCGCTGGCCGCGTCCTTCGCCGTGTCCGGCCAGAGCTTCAAGGTCAGCACCGACAAGCTGGTGGGCGAGAACTTCGTCCAGTACGGCAGCGTCGCCGTCGGCAAGGACCTTGAGGGCAACGACGCCGCGCACCCGGTCGCGGTGTCGGGCTTCAGCGATGCCACGATCACCAACATGTGCCAGTCGGTGGTCACGCCCAAGGTGCCTTTCGGTATCGGCAACGTCAGCCTGCAGCTGAAGGCCGGCACCAACCCGGCCAACCCGGTCCGGGCGACCAACCTGTACCTGGACGTCGCGCAGCTGGACGCCGACGCCTACTTCGAGAGCATCGACATCGGTGTCGCCGCCGGTTCCGTCGGTGCGCCCGGCATCCAGCCCGGAACCGAGAAGGGTGTCAACCCCAACGGCTTCGCGCAGCGGGCCAAGAAGGCCACCCTGACCGACGTGAAGCAGACGGCGTGGGCGACCACCGCCGGCACCTTCAAGCTCAGCAACCTGAGCCTGAAGCTGCACAAGGGCGTCAAGGAGTGCTTCTAA
- a CDS encoding tetratricopeptide repeat protein, with the protein MQPRNMSMSGVVDLAAVKAAGEAKAKAEQARAQAARTGGTGAVSPATLVIDVDEAGFERDVLQRSAEVPVVIDFWAEWCEPCKQLGPLLERLAVEYNGRFLLAKVDVDANQMLMQQFGIQGIPAVFAVVAGQALPLFQGAAPEAQIRETLDQLIQVGEERFGLTGIAVDPNASPDAAPAEVPAGPYDHLLEAAASALDANDFGGAVQAYKNVLADDPANPEAKLGLAQAELLARVQTMDPNAVRKDAADNPGDVTAQVAAADLDLVGGHVEDAFGRLVEAVRRNTGDERNTARLRLLELFEVIGPDDPRVTAARTALARVLF; encoded by the coding sequence ATGCAGCCTAGGAACATGTCCATGAGCGGCGTCGTCGACCTCGCCGCTGTCAAGGCGGCCGGCGAGGCCAAGGCCAAGGCGGAGCAGGCCCGTGCACAGGCCGCCCGCACAGGGGGCACCGGCGCCGTGTCGCCCGCCACCCTGGTGATCGACGTCGATGAAGCGGGCTTCGAGCGCGATGTCCTCCAGCGCTCCGCCGAGGTCCCGGTCGTCATCGACTTCTGGGCCGAGTGGTGCGAGCCGTGCAAGCAGCTGGGCCCCCTGCTGGAGCGCCTGGCCGTCGAGTACAACGGCCGCTTCCTGCTGGCCAAGGTCGATGTCGACGCCAACCAGATGCTGATGCAGCAGTTCGGCATCCAGGGCATCCCGGCGGTCTTCGCCGTCGTCGCCGGGCAGGCCCTCCCGCTCTTCCAGGGCGCGGCCCCCGAGGCCCAGATCCGCGAGACGCTGGACCAGCTGATCCAGGTCGGCGAGGAGCGGTTCGGCCTCACCGGGATCGCCGTCGACCCGAACGCCTCACCGGACGCGGCCCCGGCCGAGGTGCCGGCCGGCCCGTACGACCACCTGCTGGAGGCCGCCGCCTCCGCCCTGGACGCCAATGACTTCGGCGGTGCCGTACAGGCGTACAAGAACGTGCTCGCCGACGACCCGGCCAACCCGGAGGCCAAGCTCGGCCTGGCCCAGGCGGAGTTGCTGGCCCGCGTCCAGACGATGGACCCGAACGCGGTCCGCAAGGACGCGGCGGACAACCCCGGCGATGTGACCGCCCAGGTCGCCGCGGCCGACCTGGATCTGGTCGGCGGCCATGTCGAGGACGCCTTCGGCCGGCTCGTCGAGGCGGTCCGGCGCAACACGGGCGACGAGCGGAACACCGCCCGGCTGCGCCTGCTGGAGCTCTTCGAGGTGATCGGCCCGGACGACCCGCGGGTCACCGCCGCCCGCACCGCGCTGGCGCGGGTGCTGTTCTGA